In Myxococcus stipitatus, the genomic window CGGAGCTGAGCTTCAGCTATGCGCAGCCGCTGTCGGAGCAGGTGGTGCAGCAGACGGGCGTGGACGGGTGGGTGCTGAACACGCGAGGTGTGAACCTCATCGACATCGATGGGGACGGGATGAGTGACTTGGTGCGCACGGAGTCGGGGAACCATGCGTACAAGAAGGGCCTGGGGGCCTCCTTCGGTCCCACCACCGCGATGACCGGACCGGCGCTCTCCCTGGGGAGCGTCCGCATGATGGACGTGGATGGCGACTCACGTCCGGAGCTCGTGCGCATCGCGAGCAACGCCTGGCGTCCGTATCGCCTGAGTGGAAACACCTGGGCGGACATGGGCAGCACGTGGCCCGGCAGTGATTCGGTGTCCCTCCTGGACGCGAGCTACTTCTACGCGGACCTGAACGGAGACGGGCGCACGGACGTGGTGCAGGCGGTGACGAACGGCATCCGCGTGAAGCTCAACGGAGCGGGCGGACTGGGCGCGTGGCTGACGAGGCCGTACATCGGCGGAGGGACGTCGACGCTGGTGCCCGGGGCGAACTCACGCTTCCACGACGTGAACGGAGACGGGCTGGCGGACGTGGTGCAGCTCACTGATTCCCTGATGCGGGTGTATCTGGGGAAGGGTGACGGCAACTTCGTGCTGTCGGGGACGTACAACCACCCGTGGGGGACGTTGGCCTTCCCGCTGGCGGACATCCGGTTGTGTGACTTGAACCGGGATGGGTTGATGGATGTGGTGAGGCTGTCCGCGAGCCATGTGTATTGGTACGCGGGGAAGGCGGATGGAGGCGTGGTGACGACGCCTCGCTATGTGCCGAGGCCCGGGAGCGCGAGCTTCGACTCGGTGGTGGCGATAGCGGACATCAACGGGAACGGGAGCGAGGACGTGGTGTGGTCGTCGCAAGAGGGCCTGTGGGTGTTGGACATGGCGGGAGCGACGACGGCGGGGATGTTGGTGGGGGTGGAGAACGGGTTGGGGAAGAGCCTGTCGTTGAGCTACTCGGCGTCGGCGGTGCTGTCGGTGGCGGCGGAAGTCGGCGGGCAGACGTGGACGAGCAAGCTGCCGGTGTCAGTGCCGGTGCCCGTCAGCCTGACGACGCAGCCGGGAGGAGGAGAGCCGGCGCGGGTGGTGGAGTACGGGGTGAGGGACGGCTTCTGGGACGGGGAGGAGAGGCGCTTCGGGGGCTTCCTGACGAGCGTGAGGAGGGTGGTGGGGGCGACGGCGGCGGAGACGTTGGTGGAGACGACGAGGTACCACGCGGGGCTGGGAGCGGAGCGGGTGCTGCGTGGGGTGCCGGTGGAGGTGAGGACGGAGGATGGGACGGGGAAGCTGTACACGCGGATGACGTCGACGCACGAGGCGAGGCCCGTCGCGGGACTGCCAGATGTTCCACTCCTCCGGCGTGATGCGAACACCGCGACCCATTCGTGGAACCACGAGGGAGTGACGACGCCGGTGGAGACGCTGGTGACGTACACGTACGACGCGCAGGTGCGGCCGGTGGAGGAAGTGAACTCGGGGCGGTTGGACGTGACGGGGGACGAGAAGCGGGTGCAGCGCGGCTACGCGAGCGACGCGACGCTGTGGGTGCACGACGTGGTGTGCGAGGAGAAGGTGCTGGAGTTGGATGGGACGCTCGTGTCGCACGGGCGGACGTTCTACGGAGACGCGGCGCAGGTGTTCTCGTGGAGCGACCCGGCCAACTGCCGCGCGGGGCGTCTGGTTCGTCAGCGGTTCGGCCTCCTCGTCGAGGACACGTCGTCCCGCTGGGTGCTCCAGGAGGCGAAGGAGTTCGATGCCTGGGACAACCCCACGCGCGTCTATTCCAAGGGCGTGTGGCGGACGCTCGGATACGACGCGAACCACCTGCGGCCTGTGTCGGAGAGCCTGACCCCGTCGACGGGCCACACCCTGACGTGGACGAGCGCGTGGGACGACGTGTTGGGCCAACCCTCCAGTGTGACGGCGCCGGATGGCTCGACCACGGAGTTGAGCTACGACAGCCTCGGACGACTGACGTCGAGGGCGCTGGCGGGAGCCCCGCCTCATGTCCGGTATGCCTATGACTGGACCGCGCCGCGGCCGAAGACCTTCACGTATCTCCATGACGGCGGCCCGGCCTCGCTCCCCGGAAGCTGGACAGGCGGCTGGGTCGCGGGAGGTCCCTGGCGGGAGACCGTGACCGTGGCGAACGGCGCGGGCGAGCGGTTGTACTCGGCCACGCGCCTGACGACGCAGCGCTGGGTGGTGTCCGACTGGACGGAGCGCGACGCGAAGGGGCAGGTCGCCTTCATGGGCAATGCCTTCTACGCGGACGGTGCCCTGCCCACGGTTCGGCCAGTGGGCACTCCGGGGCAGGTGCTGTCCCACGACGCGCTCGGGCGACTGGTGAGCCACCAGCTGCCCAATGCCGGCTCGAGGACGCTGGCCTACAAGGCCTTCGAGACGACCCGGAGTGACTCCGAGCTGGCACCCGTGACGACCCGGTTCGATGGCCTCGAGCGCATCATCCACACCGAGCGACAGGTGGGGACCGTGCTCGAGTCCGTGGACGCCGTCCACGACGCGATGGGGCGCCTGCGCTCCATCCAGCTGCAGGGCGGGCTCGTCAGCCACGCCTTCACCTACGACACCCTGGGACGCATGGTGACGGCGCAAGACCCGGACGTGGGGCCGCGGACGCTGTGCTACGACGACCAGGACCGCCCGACCCATCACACCAACGGCGCGAACCAGACGCGTCGGTACTTCTATGACGACGCGGGGCGCCTGACGCGGACCGAGGGCGAGGACGGCTCGGCCTTCGTCTACCACTACGACGCGAACCAGGACGGCACGACCCTGGGCAACGTCACGGGCCGGCTGGCCTGGGTGGAGGAACCGCTCGGCTCGGCGCATATGACATACGACGCCTTCGGCCGGGTCTCATGGCAGCGGCGCGTCGTGGATGGCGTGGACGCCG contains:
- a CDS encoding FG-GAP-like repeat-containing protein, encoding ELSFSYAQPLSEQVVQQTGVDGWVLNTRGVNLIDIDGDGMSDLVRTESGNHAYKKGLGASFGPTTAMTGPALSLGSVRMMDVDGDSRPELVRIASNAWRPYRLSGNTWADMGSTWPGSDSVSLLDASYFYADLNGDGRTDVVQAVTNGIRVKLNGAGGLGAWLTRPYIGGGTSTLVPGANSRFHDVNGDGLADVVQLTDSLMRVYLGKGDGNFVLSGTYNHPWGTLAFPLADIRLCDLNRDGLMDVVRLSASHVYWYAGKADGGVVTTPRYVPRPGSASFDSVVAIADINGNGSEDVVWSSQEGLWVLDMAGATTAGMLVGVENGLGKSLSLSYSASAVLSVAAEVGGQTWTSKLPVSVPVPVSLTTQPGGGEPARVVEYGVRDGFWDGEERRFGGFLTSVRRVVGATAAETLVETTRYHAGLGAERVLRGVPVEVRTEDGTGKLYTRMTSTHEARPVAGLPDVPLLRRDANTATHSWNHEGVTTPVETLVTYTYDAQVRPVEEVNSGRLDVTGDEKRVQRGYASDATLWVHDVVCEEKVLELDGTLVSHGRTFYGDAAQVFSWSDPANCRAGRLVRQRFGLLVEDTSSRWVLQEAKEFDAWDNPTRVYSKGVWRTLGYDANHLRPVSESLTPSTGHTLTWTSAWDDVLGQPSSVTAPDGSTTELSYDSLGRLTSRALAGAPPHVRYAYDWTAPRPKTFTYLHDGGPASLPGSWTGGWVAGGPWRETVTVANGAGERLYSATRLTTQRWVVSDWTERDAKGQVAFMGNAFYADGALPTVRPVGTPGQVLSHDALGRLVSHQLPNAGSRTLAYKAFETTRSDSELAPVTTRFDGLERIIHTERQVGTVLESVDAVHDAMGRLRSIQLQGGLVSHAFTYDTLGRMVTAQDPDVGPRTLCYDDQDRPTHHTNGANQTRRYFYDDAGRLTRTEGEDGSAFVYHYDANQDGTTLGNVTGRLAWVEEPLGSAHMTYDAFGRVSWQRRVVDGVDAVETATYSASGLLLSSSVDGQAIARTYDAAGRAVGIGGYWAALQLDAAGRVLEERYGNGVRQLHERDDLGLPSRIRTVNALGLALYDVTLTRNAYGAPLTVTDTDGRGLDHSAVFGYDGAARLTDAILGAVPMPGGSLGQGPGSYVFGYQYDGLQNMVGRQVTGPTSLDLLAGTFHFGERGFGPRQLTRVATPSGDTLVDYDAAGRQVRQGDRLMTYNGLDQLVHVVLPALPGTSPGFVTHAYGYTGQRVRTASSSGAPQYWFSPQVTQRPTGARERYLTVGDRTVARVTSIVAGGEGALAGASGMGALRGAAWGTFVSHGLGSLLLGAFVLMVGSVALGRTRRSRGQRLTAGVVLVAMLGVGCESGLRAPELGVVRASIWVAVGTVYFQSGVSAGITLMTQEDGSVQEERRYEPFGAPIDAYREFVGGGTVVEPISHLEEPLNALNKLTDPHTGWSDHGARWMAPALASWLTPDPPMKGPDAKFLDQPWDLHPYQYVRQNPALYWDPDGREPVLDKAGTAEGFRKEFETARGHEVGKAAADRLVNLAEVNYNMSGPAPANTRFLQDMSNRYVYTARGGWIDMNHFMYYAGHAYEYLQRMGGHPALTERAIVRTVEAGRWQEIADGWKGVQGMGTYYSYEDLPSDLYGAQFGASYFDPTSDKSLAEQVELFLNNLGATAPDRAPNYSSIPANDKAAGTEAYKRKGPSATNETTTPMQTLPVESWLDK